A window of the Artemia franciscana chromosome 21, ASM3288406v1, whole genome shotgun sequence genome harbors these coding sequences:
- the LOC136041068 gene encoding GPI mannosyltransferase 1-like, translating to MEPKKCPLKNSNVYYHLLYGFLLRIILVLWSYIHDQHIKPKYTDIDYEIYTGAAKYITMGESPYNQETYRYTPLLAQALTANVFICNAAGKIIFVIFDILISWLIYKSVPYSDHQFISACIWLYNPAVIVISTRGSSESVVLFPVICSVYFVRQKQYLLAGFFHGLAIHIKLYPIIYTPLIYFALANNVLKVNKRQLQFLAMTVVTFVFFTTLYFNKYGWEFLKETYIYHVQRHDKKHNFSVFW from the exons ATGGAACCGAAGAAGTGTCCGCTCAAAAATAGCAATGTGTACTATCACTTGTTATATGGATTTTTGTTACGCATTATCCTTGTGCTCTGGAGCTACATTCATGACCAACATATTAAACCGAAATATACAGACATTGATTATGAAATATACACTGGTGCAGCAAAGTATATAACTATGGGAGAATCACCATACAATCAAGAAACCTATCGATATACTCCGTTACTTGCCCAAGCTTTGACTGCAAATGTGTTTATTTGCAATGCAgctgggaaaattatttttgttattttcgaCATTCTGATTTCGTGGCTTATTTATAAATCAGTTCCTTATTCAGATCATCAGTTCATAAGTGCGTGTATTTGGCTCTACAACCCTGCCGTGATTGTAATATCCACTAGAGGAAGTTCAGAATCGGTTGTTCTTTTTCCAGTAATCTGTAGTGTGTATTTTGTAAGACAAAAGCAATATTTACTAGCTGGATTTTTTCATGGGCTAGCTATTCATATTAAATTGTACCCCATAATTTACACTCCTCTAATATATTTTGCTCTGGCAAATAATGTTTTGAAAGTCAATAAAAGGCAGCTACAATTTTTAGCAATGACAGTTGtcacttttgttttctttactactctttattttaacaaatatgGATGGGAGTTTCTCAAGGAAACATATATTTATCATGTGCAACGTCAtgataaaaaacataatttttcggttttttg GTAG
- the LOC136041070 gene encoding GPI ethanolamine phosphate transferase 3-like: protein MLPKRSQSLWLSLVLTCQVALFGIVFFCRGFLLQKVSTPDTNNLPTYHGKPMWGQVVLFIIDAMKYDFMSHTGLNEIYTFSKQNTSHSRLYNFVADPPTTTLQRLKSMTTGTFPTFIEAAFNFGGAEIKEDNIIDQLLRQKSSIVQMGDDTWDSIFPRRFMRTYPYPSFDVWDLDTVDKGVERHIFKELKENDWKLLIAHCLGVDHAGHRYSPNHQEMERKLKEMDILVRRVMDNLPDNSLLLVFGDHGMTSTGDHGGDTKDEVDAALFAYSNSHPFTNDTNGKIPQVNLVPTLSTILGIPIPFSNIGQVVKGLLPLSPKDSLYSLALHQNIAQVRQYLDNLYGHVDFEDLIFINQLTVVLLVGYRLPSSVVSCLLAYKLWYVGGESGSDLILLVLLSWHGFFLDFSLCSVLR, encoded by the exons ATGCTACCTAAGAGAAGCCAAAGCTTATGGTTAAGTTTGGTTCTCACATGTCAGGTTGCATTATTTGGCATAGTGTTTTTCTGCAGAGGATTTCTGCTCCAAAAGGTCTCGACTCCTGATACTAATAACCTACCTACATACCATGGAAAGCCAATGTGGGGTCAAGTCGTATTGTTTATTATAGATGCAATGAAGTATGATTTCATGAGCCATActggtcttaatgaaatttatactTTCTCAAAACAGAATACCAGTCATTCAAGACTTTATAATTTTGTAGCAGACCCACCGACCACTACATTACAAAGATTGAAAAGCATGACAACTGGAACTTTTCCAACATTCATCGAGGCTGCATTTAATTTTGGTGGCGCAGAGATCAAAGAGGACAACATCATTGATCAGTTGCTGAGACAAAAGAGTAGTATTGTACAGATGGGAGATGATACTTGGGATTCCATATTTCCTAGGAGGTTTATGCGGACCTATCCCTATCCTTCCTTTGATGTTTGGGACTTGGATACGGTAGATAAAGGAGTTGAACGACACATCTTTAAAGAACTGAAGGAAAATGATTGGAAACTGCTAATAGCACATTGTCTTGGAGTAGATCATGCTGGTCATAGATATAGCCCAAATCATCAAGAAATGGAAAGGAAACTAAAGGAAATGGATATACTTGTAAGGCGAGTCATGGATAATCTTCCAGACAATAGTTTACTTCTTGTGTTTGGCGACCATGGAATGACATCAACTGGAGATCATGGAGGGGACACCAAAGATGAAGTAGATGCTGCATTGTTTGCCTATAGCAACAGTCACCCTTTCACAAACGATACAAATGGAAAAATTCCACAGGTGAACCTGGTGCCCACACTATCAACCATTCTTGGTATTCCTATACCTTTTTCGAACATTGGCCAGGTTGTAAAAGGACTTTTACCGTTATCCCCTAAGGACAGTCTCTATTCTTTGGCACTGCATCAAAATATAGCGCAAGTGAGGCAGTACCTTGACAA TTTATATGGGCATGTGGATTTtgaagatttaatttttattaatcaattGACGGTTGTGCTATTGGTTGGATACAGACTGCCATCCTCTGTGGTTTCGTGTCTTTTGGCTTACAAACTCTGGTATGTTGGAGGTGAAAGTGGGAGTGATCTCATATTGCTCGTTCTTCTATCATGGCACGGATTCTTTTTGG ATTTTTCTCTCTGCTCGGTGCTCCGATAA
- the LOC136041071 gene encoding GPI mannosyltransferase 2-like has product MLLMSPNDTPHILNAISRWDAEYFRSIAEHGYIYENQLAFLPLFPLLLNLFAKVLYFFFFEQIHFSTCIKLAGILMNMNLHIFTIITLKKLTDLMFSSQTFTAKTLIFYLFSPAKVFFISSYSESLFALFTFSGLYCLKSDKPFTASIFFSLSCATRSNGILNVGFIFYYCLNCIYVTQGKLNLFKEMMGCIIQTLLVVSPSLTYLWYGHYIFCKNATIPAWHLKTYGIMRGYNVRGIFKPEWCSYYIPNFYAHVQKTHWNVGFLRYYELKQIPNFALALPIIVIVISFAANYFNKRRDLIFNLGLMKSDNKYDGELNMEGHTISLHVLKSNDCDENVQDEYTKLDEGSVARSGVQEAHFKSMTRDFYCFILHGVFLCGFGLFFMHVQVTTRMVASSSPLLYWIAACVCKIDIVDRDIMADDVFKFFFNCSMSSIERAIKLYFIGYAIIGCAAHSLYLPWT; this is encoded by the exons ATGTTACTAAT GTCTCCAAATGACACCCCGCATATTTTAAATGCTATATCTAGGTGGGATGCAGAATATTTCAGAAGTATTGCTGAACATGGGTATATCTATGAAAATCAATTAGCATTTTTGCCTCTATTCCCATTGTTATTAAACCTTTTTGCGAAagtcttgtatttttttttctttgaacaaattcatttttcaacTTGTATTAAATTGGCGGGaatattgatgaatatgaatcttcatattttcaCTATTATTACCCTTAAAAAGTTAACTGATTTAATGTTTAGTAGCCAGACATTCACAGCGAAAACTCtgattttctatttgttttcacCGGCTAaggtttttttcatttcatcatATAGTGAATCCTTATTTGCTTTGTTCACATTTTCAGGACTCTACTGTCTGAAATCAGATAAACCGTTTACagcttctatatttttttcgttATCATGTGCTACAAGGTCAAATGGCATTCTAAATGTTGgatttatattttactattgcTTGAACTGTATTTACGTGACTCAGGgaaaactaaatttgtttaaGGAGATGATGGGCTGTATAATCCAAACATTATTAGTTGTATCACCTTCACTTACCTACTTATGGTATGGGCActatattttttgcaaaaatgcaACTATTCCTGCTTGGCATCTCAAGACGTATGGTATAATGAGAGGTTACAATGTAAGGGGTATCTTTAAGCCTGAATGGTGTTCATATtatatcccaaatttttatGCACACGTTCAAAAAACTCATTGGAATGTTGGATTCCTAAGGTATTATGAACTTAAGCAAATTCCAAATTTTGCTTTAGCTCTACCTATTATAGTAATTGTTATATCCTTCGCTGCTAACTATTTCAATAAAAGGAGAGACTTGATTTTTAACTTGGGTTTGATGAAATCTGATAATAAATATGATGGAGAGTTAAATATGGAGGGTCACACTATTTCACTTCATGTACTCAAGAGCAATGATTGTGATGAAAATGTTCAAGACGAATACACAAAACTGGATGAAGGATCAGTTGCAAGATCAGGGGTACAAGAAGCTCACTTCAAGAGTATGACGAgagatttttattgttttattttgcatgGAGTATTTCTGTGTGGATTTGGATTATTCTTCATGCACGTTCAGGTTACAACAAGAATGGTGGCGTCATCTTCGCCTTTATTGTATTGGATTGCAGCCTGTGTTTGCAAAATAGACATAGTAGACCGGGATATCATGGCTGATGAcgtattcaaatttttctttaactgtTCTATGTCGTCAATAGAAAGAGCGATTAAACTATATTTCATAGGGTATGCTATAATAGGATGTGCAGCTCACTCGTTATACTTACCTTGGACATGA
- the LOC136041072 gene encoding dolichol-phosphate mannosyltransferase subunit 1-like codes for MYPFFLYFATLFCSICCSKYSILLPTYCEKENLPIILPRLVSTLNENRYDYEIIIIDDGSPDGTLDVAKELQKKYGSDRIILRPREKKLGLGTAYVHGMKYSTGDFIVTMDADLSHHPKFIPKFIEKQKEKDFDIVSGSRYKIGGGIKGWGFKRKLMSRGANLLTQILLQPGVSDATGSFRLYKRSVLQKLVAETQSKGYVFQMEMIVKASQFGFTIEEVPILFEDRIYGQSKLGLSEIVQFTRGLLSLFITRLKNCVAN; via the coding sequence ATGTACccattttttctctattttgcgACTCTATTCTGCTCTATTTGCTGCTCTAAGTACTCTATTTTGCTGCCTACATACtgtgaaaaagaaaatcttccTATCATTCTTCCACGTCTAGTATCAACACTGAACGAAAACAGATACGACTAcgaaattataattattgatGATGGAAGTCCAGATGGAACACTAGATGTCGCAAAAGAATTGCAGAAAAAATATGGTTCAGACAGAATCATTTTACGACCAAGAGAAAAAAAGCTTGGGCTAGGCACTGCATATGTCCATGGCATGAAATATTCAACTGGAGATTTTATTGTAACAATGGATGCGGATTTATCTCATCATCCCAAATTTATTCCCAAATTTATTGAAAAGCAGAAGGAAAAAGACTTTGATATAGTCTCCGGGAGTCGTTATAAAATTGGAGGAGGTATCAAAGGGTGGGGTTTTAAGAGGAAGCTTATGTCAAGAGGAGCCAATTTGTTAACTCAAATACTTCTCCAACCTGGTGTGTCTGATGCAACTGGGAGCTTTCGACTCTATAAGAGATCTGTACTTCAAAAGCTTGTTGCCGAGACACAATCAAAAGGATATGTTTTTCAAATGGAGATGATAGTAAAAGCGAGTCAATTTGGTTTCACTATTGAAGAGGTTCCAATTTTGTTTGAGGATCGAATTTATGGACAGTCGAAACTAGGTCTAAGCGAAATTGTTCAATTCACAAGAGGCCTTCTGTCGTTGTTCATTACTAGATTAAAAAATTGTGTTGCGAACTAA